Proteins encoded together in one Cicer arietinum cultivar CDC Frontier isolate Library 1 chromosome 4, Cicar.CDCFrontier_v2.0, whole genome shotgun sequence window:
- the LOC101513574 gene encoding uncharacterized protein isoform X1 yields MFFFYLALHFLFLKLPRVLFHYLKLFSCSLQNYFPPKLTNYFSKTSSTNDANILAVNIPDLKGKPKEQSFEQDLLDMLEKLQQLRLEKEKTDELLKAKDEILKQKDEELQNSGKEQENLQIEFKKLQKLKEFKPTTNFPMVKDKEQKKKDRKGALTWYLPHFNVNYEDPHFNVGLLVFTIHVNYEDPHFNVGLLVFTIHGNYDDPTDVETHRIVKR; encoded by the exons ATGTTTTTCTTTTACCTCGCGCTCCATTTTCTCTTTCTGAAATTACCCCGCGTTTTATTTCACTATCTGAAATTGTTCTCGTGCTCGCTCCAAAACTATTTTCCCCCAAAACTTACAAATTATTTCTCCAAAACCTCATCAACCAATGATGCCAACATCTTAGCTGTGAACATTCCGGATTTGAAGGGAAAACCAAAGGAACAATCTTTCGAACAAGATTTGCTCGACATGCTGGAAAAGCTACAACAATTGCGTCTCGAGAAAGAGAAAACCGATGAGCTCTTGAAAGCCAAAGACGAGATCTTGAAACAAAAGGATGAAGAACTTCAAAATAGTGGCAAGGAGCAAGAAAACCTTCAGATTGAGTTTAAGAAATTACAGAAATTGAAGGAATTCAAACCCACCACG AATTTTCCTATGGTGAAAGACAAGGAACAAAAAAAGAAGGACAGGAAGGGTGCCCTGACGTGGTATTTACCTCATTTCAATGTAAATTATGAAGATCCTCATTTCAATGTTGGTTTGCTTGTATTTACCATTCATGTAAATTATGAAGATCCTCATTTCAATGTTGGTTTGCTTGTATTTACCATTCATGGAAATTATGACGATCCGACTGACGTG
- the LOC101513574 gene encoding uncharacterized protein isoform X3, which yields MFFFYLALHFLFLKLPRVLFHYLKLFSCSLQNYFPPKLTNYFSKTSSTNDANILAVNIPDLKGKPKEQSFEQDLLDMLEKLQQLRLEKEKTDELLKAKDEILKQKDEELQNSGKEQENLQIEFKKLQKLKEFKPTTNFPMVKDKEQKKKDRKGALTWYLPHFNETHRIVKR from the exons ATGTTTTTCTTTTACCTCGCGCTCCATTTTCTCTTTCTGAAATTACCCCGCGTTTTATTTCACTATCTGAAATTGTTCTCGTGCTCGCTCCAAAACTATTTTCCCCCAAAACTTACAAATTATTTCTCCAAAACCTCATCAACCAATGATGCCAACATCTTAGCTGTGAACATTCCGGATTTGAAGGGAAAACCAAAGGAACAATCTTTCGAACAAGATTTGCTCGACATGCTGGAAAAGCTACAACAATTGCGTCTCGAGAAAGAGAAAACCGATGAGCTCTTGAAAGCCAAAGACGAGATCTTGAAACAAAAGGATGAAGAACTTCAAAATAGTGGCAAGGAGCAAGAAAACCTTCAGATTGAGTTTAAGAAATTACAGAAATTGAAGGAATTCAAACCCACCACG AATTTTCCTATGGTGAAAGACAAGGAACAAAAAAAGAAGGACAGGAAGGGTGCCCTGACGTGGTATTTACCTCATTTCAAT
- the LOC101488506 gene encoding uncharacterized protein, whose product MNYIDNEFVNSMSKNQSYLVPDPDNLPVGMTFPTKDVAMQCVKEYHMHNSTSFVVAHSDSTRWIVHCKNKNCMWRCRILNGKKSNIWKITKLEGPRTCSSTMVSQDHQQLSSAVICESILQIVTAKPTISVSVLIAHIRSRYTYTTTYRKTWIAKQKAIERIYGTVTDIEVGPFIEDGQRVPSKAVFHRLFWSFQLCIRGFDHCKPVVSVDGAWLYGKYRGTLLMAIAQDGDGLTIPIAYAIVEGETSDGWFFFLSRLRMFVTPQPNLCLISDRHESIKSAVRRVNNNWHHVFCVRHISQNFMRTFKNGLMKDIVTNMGYAMTQPSITYFRRQISDWSQDAVKWLDDIPKEQWLQAYDEGRRWGHMTTNLSECMNNVLKGTRNLPISSLVQATYYRVTAKFEERGTHAQAMMTSVKELVRPPNGRLVETFKVDLDKRWCDCGEFQALHYPCSHVIAACSFIHCDYMMYVSSKYTLQCIFDVYKEEFPAIPIQSYWPEYNGIELCHNQAMRRDPKGRPQSTQPSSSMTSSRLINQISTLIVVSFTIFTITTPDLISTALRQSSFELRGQFQLKRKGMIDGLSLQ is encoded by the exons ATGAATTACATTGATAATGAATTTGTCAACTCTATGTCCAAAAACCAATCTTATCTTGTTCCAGATCCTGACAATCTTCCAGTGGGGATGACATTTCCCACAAAAGATGTGGCAATGCAGTGTGTAAAAGAATATCATATGCACAATTCTACGAGCTTCGTCGTTGCACATTCTGATAGCACTAGATGGATTGtccattgtaaaaataaaaattgtatgtGGAGGTGTAGAATCTTGAATGGAAAGAAATCAAACATTTGGAAGATCACAAAACTAGAAGGGCCACGCACATGCTCATCAACAATGGTTTCACAAGATCACCAACAACTCTCTTCGGCTGTTATTTGTGAAAGCATCTTACAAATAGTAACAGCAAAACCCACAATATCAGTTTCAGTATTGATTGCACATATACGATCTCGGTACACATATACCACTACTTATAGAAAGACATGGATTGCAAAACAAAAGGCCATTGAGAGAATATACG GTACTGTTACCGATATTGAAGTGGGGCCCTTTATTGAGGATGGCCAACGAGTTCCTAGCAAAGCTGTCTTTCATCGTCTCTTTTGGAGTTTCCAACTATGTATCAGAGGGTTTGATCATTGTAAACCAGTTGTTTCAGTTGATGGAGCATGGTTATATGGGAAGTATCGTGGGACCTTACTAATGGCAATCGCTCAGGATGGTGATGGTCTTACCATTCCTATAGCATACGCCATTGTTGAGGGTGAAACATCAGATGGTTGGTTTTTCTTCCTCAGTCGTCTACGAATGTTTGTCACACCTCAACCCAACCTCTgcttgatttcagatagacatgAGTCGATTAAAAGTGCTGTTAGGCGTGTaaacaacaattggcatcatgTCTTTTGCGTTCGACATATATCACAAAACTTCATGAGGACCTTCAAAAATGGGCTAATGAAAGATATTGTAACCAACATGg GATACGCTATGACTCAACCAAGCATCACATACTTTAGAAGACAAATCAGTGATTGGAGTCAAGATGCAGTGAAATGGCTCGACGATATTCCAAAGGAACAATGGCTACAAGCATATGATGAAGGTAGACGTTGGGGACACATGACAACTAACCTTTCTGAGTGCATGAACAATGTATTAAAGGGGACACGCAATCTTCCAATCAGTTCTTTAGTGCAAGCAACATATTACAGAGTGActgcaaaatttgaagaaagagGGACACATGCCCAAGCAATGATGACATCAG TTAAGGAGTTGGTTCGTCCACCAAACGGTCGTCTTGTAGAGACATTCAAGGTAGACCTCGACAAAAGATGGTGCGATTGTGGTGAATTTCAAGCATTACACTATCCATGTTCACATGTCATTGCTGCTTGTTCGTTTATTCACTGTGACTACATGATGTATGTGTCTTCTAAGTATACATTGCAATGTATCTTTGACGTTTACAAAGAAGAGTTCCCAGCAATTCCTATTCAATCATATTGGCCAGAATACAATGGAATAGAGTTGTGCCACAATCAAGCCATGAGAAGAGATCCAAAAGGTCGTCCACAGTCTACTC AACCATCATCGTCGATGACGTCTTCCCGACTTATCAATCAGATATCTACCCTGATTGTGGTGTCTTTCACCATTTTCACCATCACGACTCCTGATTTGATTTCGACAGCACTGAGGCAATCATCATTTGAACTTCGAGGACAATTTCAATTAAAGAGAAAGGGAATGATAGATGGTCTCTCTTTACAATAA